A region from the Arvicola amphibius chromosome 12, mArvAmp1.2, whole genome shotgun sequence genome encodes:
- the LOC119827187 gene encoding LOW QUALITY PROTEIN: ornithine decarboxylase antizyme 1-like (The sequence of the model RefSeq protein was modified relative to this genomic sequence to represent the inferred CDS: deleted 2 bases in 2 codons), whose protein sequence is MVKSSLQRILNSHCFAREKEGDKRSTTLHASLSQYSLGCCSSSSSQSSRVALHCCSNLGPGPRWCSDVPHPPLKIPGGRGNSQRDHSLSARVLYSDERLNVTEEPSNNKTRVLSIQSTLTETKQVTWRAVWNGGGFYIELAAGPLPEGSKDSFTALLEFTEEQIQADHVFICFPKKHKDRVTLLQTSSFLGSEIVRPGHHMMQLL, encoded by the exons ATGGTGAAATCCTCCCTGCAGCGAATTCTCAACAGCCACTGTTTcgccagagagaaggaaggggataaACGCAGCACCACGCTCCACGCCAGCCTTAGTCAATACAGCCTAGGCTGCTGCAGCAGCTCCAGCAGCCAAAGTTCTAGGGTCGCCCTCCATTGCTGTAGTAACCTGGGTCCGGGGCCTCGGTGGTGCTCC GATGTCCCTCACCCACCCCTG AAAATCCCAGGAGGGCGAGGGAACAGTCAGCGGGATCACAGTCTTTCAGCTAGAGTCCTCTACTCTGACGAGCGGCTGAATGTCACAGAGGAGCCATCTAACAACAAGACCAGGGTCCTGAGCATCCAGTCCACACTCACGGAGACCAAGCAGGTCACCTGGAGGGCAGTGTGGAATGGTGGTGGCTTCTACATCGAGCTTGCTGCTGGGCCCCTGCCTGAGGGCAGCAAGGACAGTTTCACAGCTCTTCTAGAGTTCACAGAGGAGCAAATCCAGGCTGACCATGTTTTCATCTGCTTCCCCAAGAAACATAAGGACAGAGTCACCCTGCTCCAAACCTCCAGCTTTCTTGGCTCTGAGATTGTGAGACCTGGGCATCACATgatgcagctcctttaa